A region from the Panicum hallii strain FIL2 chromosome 1, PHallii_v3.1, whole genome shotgun sequence genome encodes:
- the LOC112879052 gene encoding probable protein phosphatase 2C 12 → MGICASSKRVEQERECDENVVYVMDEQCGGGGGAGEGGEDGRGAPPAACRKVASLYSQKGKKGPNQDAVILCQGFGMEDGVFCGVFDGHGRCGQFVSKLVRDYLPFMILSHRNALFLGDDDDGPAFSDASPSSSTDGSGGGSSPAPAQLLEEWREACANAFEAMDKELKLQADLDCSFSGTTAVCAIKQGRDLIVANLGDSRAVLATMSDTGYLRAVQLTTDQKPNLPQEAERIKRCNGRVFALKDEPSVLRVWLPGEDCPGLAMARSLGDFRLKRHGVVSEPQVAHRRVERGDLFIILATDGVWDVLSNEEVVSIVCATPRKQHASKAVAEAAAQRWRTRYPSSRVDDCSAVCLFLRDQDWGSSVAAAKAKAAAAAARAPHGHC, encoded by the exons ATGGGGATCTGCGCGTCGTCGAAGCGGGTGGAGCAGGAGCGCGAGTGCGACGAGAACGTGGTGTACGTGATGGACGAGcagtgcggcggcgggggaggagcaggagagGGCGGGGAGGACGGCCGtggcgcgccgccggcggcgtgcCGGAAGGTGGCCTCCCTCTACTCGCAGAAGGGCAAGAAGGGGCCCAACCAGGACGCCGTCATCCTCTGCCAG GGCTTCGGCATGGAGGACGGCGTGTTCTGCGGCGTCTTCGACGGGCACGGCCGGTGCGGGCAGTTCGTCAGCAAGCTGGTGCGGGACTACCTCCCCTTCATGATCCTCAGCCACCGGAACGCGCTCTTCCtgggcgacgacgacgacggcccGGCCTTCAGCGACGCGTCGCCGTCCTCGTCCACGGACGGCAGCGGGGGcggctcgtcgccggcgcccGCGCAGCTGCTGGAGGAGTGGCGCGAGGCCTGCGCCAACGCGTTCGAGGCCATGGACAAGGAGCTCAAGCTCCAGGCCGACCTGGACTGCAGCTTCAGCGGCACCACCGCCGTGTGCGCCATCAAGCAGGGGAGGGACCTCATCGTCGCCAACCTCGGCGACTCCAGGGCGGTGCTCGCCACCATGTCGGACACGGGATACCTCAGGGCCGTGCAGCTCACCACCGACCAGAAGCCCAACCTGCCTC AGGAGGCGGAGCGGATCAAGCGCTGCAACGGGCGCGTGTTCGCGCTCAAGGACGAGCCGTCGGTGCTCCGCGTGTGGCTCCCCGGCGAGGACTGCCCGGGCCTCGCCATGGCGCGGTCGCTGGGGGACTTCCGGCTGAAGCGGCACGGCGTGGTGTCGGAGCCGCAGGTGGCGCACCGCCGCGTCGAGCGCGGGGACCTGTTCATCATCCTGGCCACGGACGGCGTGTGGGACGTGCTGAGCAACGAGGAGGTGGTGTCCATCGTGTGCGCCACGCCGCGGAAGCAGCACGCGTCCAAGGCCGTGGCCGAGGCCGCGGCGCAGCGGTGGCGGACCAGGTACCCGTCGTCCCGCGTCGACGACTGCTCCGCCGTATGCCTCTTCCTGCGGGACCAGGACTGGGGTAGCAGCGTCGCCGCCGCCAAGGCgaaggcggccgccgccgccgcgagggCGCCGCACGGGCACTGCTAA